Proteins from a genomic interval of Oncorhynchus clarkii lewisi isolate Uvic-CL-2024 chromosome 13, UVic_Ocla_1.0, whole genome shotgun sequence:
- the LOC139364743 gene encoding insulin-like growth factor-binding protein complex acid labile subunit produces the protein MHTIVLLVLWVLGTSLVLPDPDTGGEKPTEPIPCSKGCTCLHDDYSLELNVYCSARNYTQAPSDVPVSTRSLWLDGNLFTTLPATAFKDLSNLDFLNLQSGQLVSLDSQVFRGLKSLAHIHLERNRIRSLPGTIFQNTPNLASLSLHNNQLSRIEEKLFAGLPHMWLLNLGWNSLAVLPETGFHDLHGLRELVLAGNRLAYLQPQLFQGLTELKELDLTGNYLKVIKANVFMKLPKLQKLYLAQNQIVTVVPRAFVGMKSLRWLDLTNNKLSALHDETFLGLHSLHVLRLSNNSISGLRPRTFRDLQYLEELRLSYNRIHALGDRIFEGLGHLEVLELEHNQVQEARMGSFMGLSHLAVINLSGSCFRSLPDQVFKGLAKLHSLHLDKGCLTRVTTQAFIGLSGLRRLFLQNNNISVVERQSFVELLGLQQLDLRFNKLEVLTSHTFYGLKNLDYLLLSSNLFRQLPSEALMPLKHLSWLDLSANRLEILHNGTMQLLPRLRYLNLKDNALSSIPPDIPDTLHQLWLTGNRWKCDCSVLPLRDYSLRRPQTVPRQVETLAEGEEPHTVVTIYNNITCNSPPGLVGHDLRDISNEHFNNC, from the coding sequence ATGCACACCATTGTGCTACTGGTGTTGTGGGTACTGGGGACATCACTGGTGTTGCCAGACCCTGACACAGGGGGAGAGAAACCTACTGAGCCCATTCCTTGTTCCAAGGGCTGCACCTGTCTGCATGACGACTACAGTCTAGAGCTCAATGTCTACTGCAGCGCACGCAACTACACCCAGGCCCCCTCTGACGTGCCTGTCTCCACTCGCTCCCTCTGGCTGGATGGAAACCTGTTCACCACTCTGCCTGCCACCGCCTTCAAGGATCTCAGCAACTTGGATTTTCTGAATCTACAGAGCGGTCAGCTGGTGTCCCTTGACTCCCAGGTGTTCAGAGGGCTTAAGTCGCTAGCTCACATCCACCTGGAGCGCAACCGAATCCGTTCATTGCCGGGCACTATCTTCCAGAACACACCTAACCTCGCCTCGCTTAGTCTCCATAACAACCAACTGTCCCGCATTGAGGAGAAGTTGTTTGCTGGCCTCCCACATATGTGGCTTCTCAACTTGGGGTGGAACTCATTAGCAGTGTTGCCTGAGACTGGGTTCCATGACCTGCATGGCCTGAGGGAGCTGGTTCTTGCTGGGAACAGGCTGGCTTACTTACAGCCACAACTCTTCCAAGGTCTTACCGAGCTAAAGGAGTTGGACCTCACCGGAAATTATCTGAAGGTCATTAAGGCTAATGTGTTCATGAAGCTCCCCAAACTGCAAAAGCTTTACCTGGCTCAGAATCAGATAGTGACGGTGGTACCCAGAGCCTTTGTGGGTATGAAGTCCCTCAGATGGCTGGATCTCACAAACAATAAACTGTCAGCGCTCCACGATGAGACTTTCCTTGGTCTTCACAGCCTCCATGTGCTGCGGCTCTCCAACAACTCCATCAGTGGACTAAGGCCCAGGACTTTCCGTGACTTGCAGTACCTTGAAGAACTGCGTCTGAGCTACAACCGGATCCATGCCTTGGGGGACAGGATCTTTGAGGGGCTTGGGCACCTGGAGGTTCTAGAGCTGGAGCACAACCAGGTGCAGGAGGCCCGGATGGGCAGCTTTATGGGCCTCTCTCACCTGGCTGTCATTAACCTGTCTGGCAGCTGTTTCCGCAGTCTTCCAGACCAAGTGTTCAAAGGTCTCGCTAAGCTCCACAGTCTTCACCTGGATAAGGGCTGTCTGACCAGGGTCACGACCCAAGCTTTCATTGGACTATCGGGTCTGCGACGACTCTTTCTTCAAAACAACAACATCTCTGTGGTGGAGCGCCAGAGCTTCGTGGAACTCTTGGGCCTACAACAACTAGACCTGAGATTCAACAAGCTTGAGGTCCTAACCTCCCACACCTTCTACGGCCTGAAGAACCTGGACTATCTGCTGCTGTCCAGCAACCTGTTCCGTCAACTTCCCTCTGAGGCCCTCATGCCCTTGAAGCATCTCTCGTGGCTGGACCTCTCAGCTAACAGGCTGGAGATCCTGCACAATGGTACCATGCAGCTGCTGCCCAGGCTACGCTATCTAAACCTGAAAGATAACGCTCTTAGCAGCATTCCACCAGATATCCCAGACACCCTACACCAACTGTGGCTGACAGGGAACCGTTGGAAGTGTGACTGCAGTGTCCTTCCCCTTAGAGACTACAGCTTGAGGAGACCACAGACGGTGCCCCGGCAAGTGGAAACCCTGGCTGAGGGAGAGGAACCCCACACTGTTGTCACCATCTACAACAATATAACATGCAACAGCCCTCCAGGCTTGGTTGGCCATGACCTGAGGGATATCAGCAACGAACATTTCAACAACTGCTGA